One genomic region from Natrinema caseinilyticum encodes:
- a CDS encoding TrmB family transcriptional regulator — protein sequence MASLRDLGLSEYEARAYRSLLNTGPTTAKELSRASDVPMGRIYDVLNSIEQYNLVRSQTASRPKKYVAVEPSTALDRLLDDKKRELEEKADQYESIVDDLADELDAAEPVEEQFWTAAVGPEETIDLLLERLAAADSDIVMVSADPAPQWDMQAVSEDVNAQLEDALDRGVSIDLLMTREMVASLSEDVGQRYRETLQQRDDFDVRTNDDITGSFNIIDGVEVCIQVPNPLSSGEAFGMIDLKDPEFAANVHEEFIPRWKEAEPLQF from the coding sequence ATGGCCAGCCTCAGGGATCTCGGGCTCTCCGAGTACGAAGCTCGAGCCTACCGATCGTTGCTCAATACCGGCCCCACAACGGCGAAGGAGTTGTCACGAGCGAGTGACGTCCCGATGGGGCGCATCTACGACGTCTTGAACAGCATCGAACAGTACAATCTGGTCCGGAGTCAGACCGCGAGCCGACCGAAGAAGTACGTCGCCGTGGAGCCGTCGACGGCGCTCGATCGGCTGCTCGACGACAAGAAACGCGAACTCGAGGAGAAAGCAGATCAGTACGAGTCGATCGTCGACGATCTGGCCGACGAACTCGACGCGGCCGAGCCGGTCGAAGAACAGTTCTGGACCGCCGCCGTCGGCCCCGAAGAGACGATCGACCTTCTCCTCGAGCGCCTCGCAGCGGCCGACAGCGATATCGTAATGGTCTCCGCGGATCCGGCACCCCAGTGGGACATGCAGGCCGTCAGTGAGGACGTCAATGCGCAACTCGAGGACGCCCTCGACCGCGGCGTCTCGATCGATCTCTTGATGACCCGCGAGATGGTCGCCTCGCTGTCGGAGGACGTAGGCCAGCGCTATCGGGAGACGCTCCAGCAGCGCGACGACTTCGACGTCCGCACGAACGACGACATAACGGGTTCGTTCAACATCATCGACGGTGTCGAGGTGTGCATTCAGGTGCCGAACCCGCTTTCGTCCGGGGAGGCGTTCGGAATGATCGACCTGAAAGATCCGGAGTTCGCCGCGAACGTCCACGAGGAGTTCATCCCGCGGTGGAAAGAAGCGGAACCGCTCCAGTTTTAG